In the genome of Raphanus sativus cultivar WK10039 chromosome 4, ASM80110v3, whole genome shotgun sequence, one region contains:
- the LOC108829493 gene encoding uncharacterized protein LOC108829493 translates to MSRKIHIRLHVGGYWAADGTYNGGETRCCRIDFEKPTFRMLESMIASGGFPENINKFSYFQSGIVDQSKKDVCCDIDVVEMVNTTTELESLNLFVVRADDPYLDDVLTGGDEEEEEPKSDDECTDFYKDDYVESEDSDDDEGKVEFRVGQEFISQAKCREAIEKYAVKERVNIRFQRSERKKVAAECVADGCSWRLYASINSRSPNMVVRSYRGTHSCYPTGNVTLYTAAKIAADFLNEFRTNPNLKADQIMQRLALNGLRVPKTKCQSARQMMLHIISDEYAEQFTRIYDYVEELKKTNPGSTVILGTKERVFEKFYTCFESQKIGWKSACRRIIHLDGTFLKGRMKGQLLTAVGRDPNDQMFIIAWALVPVENKVYWEWFMELLREDLGLELGNGLALSSDQQKGLIYAIKNVLPYAEHRMCARHIYANLKKRHGSDDPLHKIFWKCARAYNKHVFERNLEKMKTVKIDAYEEVKKSVNSNWSRAFFSDVTKSPAVENNISESYNGILKEARRKPIIALLEDIRRHILSSNNVKIKEIHNAKGLITPKALAIIEKRKRSLKWCHPYSNGRGIYEVDHGRNKYVVRVRNSVSCTCRAYDVSGIPCCHIMSAMYAEFKDTKLPETVVSDWYSIEKWKLCYSSLIFPVNGMELWDTHSDVVVMPPPDRIMPGRPKKNDRIRDPSEKDRCEASQIQNEILEPTEKIVVKCSKLWSSRT, encoded by the exons ATGAGCAG AAAAATTCATATTCGTTTACACGTCGGAGGATACTGGGCAGCAGATGGAACATATAATGGTGGTGAAACAAGATGTTGTAGGATTGATTTTGAGAAACCGACTTTTAGAATGCTTGAAAGTATGATCGCTAGTGGCGGCTTTCCGGAGAACATAAATAAATTCTCTTATTTCCAGTCTGGAATAGTAGATCAGAGTAAGAAGGATGTCTGTTGTGATATAGATGTGGTGGAGATGGTAAACACCACAACTGAACTGGAAAGCctcaatctttttgttgtaagAGCTGATGATCCTTATCTCGATGATGTTCTCACTGGAGGagacgaagaggaagaagaaccaAAGAGTGATGATGAATGCACTGACTTTTACAAGGATGATTATGTTGAAAGTGAAGActcagatgatgatgaaggtAAAGTTGAGTTTAGAGTTGGCCAAGAATTTATTTCACAAGCTAAGTGTAGAGAGGCAATAGAAAAGTATGCAGTGAAAGAGAGGGTTAATATTCGTTTTCAGAGATCAGAGAGGAAGAAAGTAGCAGCAGAGTGTGTAGCTGACGGATGCTCGTGGAGGCTATATGCATCGATCAATAGTAGGTCACCTAATATGGTTGTTAGATCGTACAGAGGTACTCATTCTTGCTACCCTACCGGAAATGTTACTCTCTACACTGCTGCAAAGATAGCTGCTGATTTTCTAAACGAGTTTAGGACAAACCCGAACCTCAAAGCTGACCAAATAATGCAGCGGCTGGCTCTTAACGGTCTTCGTGTTCCTAAGACAAAATGTCAGAGTGCAAGGCAGATGATGTTGCACATTATCAGTGATGAGTATGCTGAGCAGTTTACAAGGATATATGACTATGTCGAAGAACTCAAGAAGACAAATCCTGGCTCGACAGTAATATTAGGTACAAAAGAGAGAGTTTTTGAGAAGTTTTATACCTGTTTCGAGTCTCAAAAAATTGGTTGGAAGAGTGCTTGTCGGCGTATCATTCACTTGGATGGGACATTCTTAAAAGGGCGAATGAAAGGCCAATTACTGACTGCAGTAGGAAGGGATCCGAATGACCAAATGTTCATTATTGCTTGGGCTCTTGTTCCTGTCGAAAACAAGGTGTATTGGGAGTGGTTCATGGAGTTATTGCGAGAAGACTTAGGTTTAGAACTTGGTAATGGTTTGGCATTATCTTCAGACCAGCAAAAAGGTTTGATTTATGCCATCAAAAACGTGCTTCCTTATGCGGAGCATAGAATGTGTGCGAGGCATATCTATGCCAACTTGAAGAAAAGGCACGGCTCAGATGATCCTCTACATAAGATATTTTGGAAGTGTGCAAGAGCTTACAATAAGCATGTATTTGAGAGAAATCTAGAGAAGATGAAAACCGTTAAAATTGATGCTTATGAGGAAGTGAAAAAGAGCGTGAATTCAAACTGGTCTAG GGCGTTTTTCAGTGACGTTACAAAGTCTCCAGCTgttgaaaataatattagcGAGTCTTACAATGGTATCTTGAAAGAAGCTCGTCGAAAACCAATCATTGCATTGCTTGAAGACATTAGGAGGCATATTTTGTCAAGCAACAATGTGAAGATCAAGGAGATACATAATGCTAAAGGCTTAATCACACCAAAAGCGTTAGCTATCATAGAGAAGCGCAAGAGGAGCCTGAAGTGGTGTCATCCATATTCAAATGGTAGAGGCATCTACGAGGTTGATCATGGAAGAAACAAGTATGTTGTGCGAGTAAGAAACAGTGTTTCCTGCACTTGTCGAGCCTATGACGTAAGTGGTATTCCTTGCTGCCACATAATGTCAGCAATGTACGCTGAATTCAAAGACACAAAGTTGCCAGAGACTGTGGTGTCGGATTGGTATTCTATTGAGAAGTGGAAGCTCTGTTATAGCTCACTTATTTTTCCTGTCAATGGCATGGAGTTATGGGATACACATTCTGATGTAGTTGTCATGCCTCCTCCCGATAGAATCATGCCGGGCAGACCAAAAAAGAATGACAGAATCCGTGATCCGAGTGAAAAAGACCGTTGTGAAGCAAGTCAAATTCAAAATGAAATTCTTGAGCCAACAGAAAAGATTGTTGTG AAATGTTCTAAATTGTGGAGTTCCCGGACATAA
- the LOC130510982 gene encoding uncharacterized protein LOC130510982 codes for MNTILNVPGKTKDNIKSRLDLPDICSRSELHINSNGQVPVPIFRLSSEKKSVLFNWVASEVKFPDGYVSNLSRCVEKGQKFSGMKSHDCHVLMQRLLPFAFAELLPTNVHEALAGIGAFFRDLSTRTLKVEVVEQLQENIPILLCNLEKIFPPGFFDVMEHLAVHLPYEALLRGPVHYGWMYQYERAMKYLKGKAKNLAKVEGSIIAGSLTEETSHFTSYYFASKVRTRKRAPRRYDDGGVAPTYAVAGVPDIFSQIGRLGGKSKEVWWPSEEDAHSAHTYILLNCEDPLIRYFESLFVSQVEETFPGISTTDVDKRKDQHFIKWLKSQVDFDDDADYPKWLHEVIQSPHVKETTSQMYFTRGYTFHTYEYGRQRATSNYGICVKGETDFYVILTEIIEVEFPGILKLKCVLFKCEWFDPVVNRGVRFNKFGVVDVNGGRRYNKFEPFILASQADQVSYLPYPRMRESGINWLSVIKVTPRGRIISGEEPPLQEEQINEVEEPEQQIDDILLIDPHNHEYEDLTDDGTDEAVEDEFNENDDVSSDDENVSD; via the exons atgaatacaatattgaatgtcccggggaagacaaaagacaacataaaatcgaggttagacttgccggatatttgctcaagaagcgagttacatataaacagcaatgggcaagttcctgttccgatattcagattgtcttcagaaaaaaagtcggtgttgttcaactgggtagcatcagaagtgaaattccccgatgggtatgtttcaaatctgtctagatgcgttgaaaagggtcaaaagttctccgggatgaagagtcatgactgtcatgtcttgatgcaacgactacttccctttgcttttgcggagctacttcctacaaacgtacatgaagcacttgcag gcattggagcatttttcagggatctgagcacccgcacccttaaagtagaagtcgtggaacagcttcaagagaacattcccatcttattgtgcaacttggagaagatatttcctcctgggttttttgacgtaatggagcatctagctgtccaccttccatatgaggcattgcttcgtggacctgtacattacggatggatgtatcagtatgagcgagccatgaaatatttgaagggaaaagcaaagaaccttgcaaaggttgaaggttctataattgctggaagtttgacggaagaaacttctcacttcacatcgtactactttgcgtcaaaagtacgtactcggaaaagagctccaaggagatatgatgatggtggtgtcgcgccaacatacgcagttgctggtgttccagacatctttagccagattgggcgactgggtgggaaatcaaaagaggtttggtggccgagtgaagaagacgctcatagtgcacacacctatattctacttaattgtgaggatccattgattcgttattttgaaag cctatttgtttcacaagtcgaagaaacattccctggtatatccacaactgacgtagacaaaaggaaagatcaacactttataaagtggttgaagagtcag gttgattttgacgacgatgcagattatcctaagtggttacatgaagtaattcaatctccacatgtaaaggaaaccacttcacagatgtatttcacacgaggctatacttttcacacatatgagtatggtagacagcgggcgaccagtaactatggaatatgtgtgaaaggggaaaccgatttctacgttatcttgacagagattatcgaagtggaatttccagggatattgaagctgaaatgcgtcctcttcaaatgtgagtggttcgaccccgtcgtcaacagaggtgttcggtttaacaaattcggtgtagttgatgtcaatggtggacgaag gtacaacaaattcgagcctttcatcttagcttcacaagcagatcaagttagctaccttccataccctcggatgagagaatcgggaataaattggttatccgtgatcaaagttacacctcgaggacgaatcattagtggagaagaaccaccattgcaagaagaacagataaatgaagtcgaggaacctgaacaacaaattgatgacattcttctcattgatccgcataatcatgagtatgaagatcttaccgacgatggcacagacgaagctgttgaagacgagtttaatgaaaatgatgatgtttctagtgatgacgaaaatgtatccgattga